The window TATACCCGTGCGCTGCTGGATGCCGCGATGAACCCCGCCCGCATCGGCGCCTGACGGCGCATCCTGACGCGGTTGAACAGGATCAACCAGCGCGGGTAAAGGCTTCGTGAGGCTGGCCAAGGCCGTTTTATGGCAAAATGAAGTCATGGGACCCACGGCAAGGATAGCGCGCGTCTGCCCAGTTATGCTCTGGGCGGGATTGGCAACGGCGGCGGCTCAGACAGAGCCGGCGGAATTGGGCGTTGGCGCCGAACTGGTGATTGCCGTCGATATCTCGCGCTCGATTGACCCCGATGAGCAACTGATCCAGCGGCAGGGTTATGCGGCAGCCTTTCGCAGCAAGGATGTGCAGGACGCCATCATGCACGGGGGTTGGGGCAGGGTGGCCATCACCTATGTGGAATGGGCGGGCGAGCCGATCCAGAACATCATCATTCCCTGGACGCTGATCGACAGCGCCGATGCTGCCCATGGATTTGCCGACCGCATCGAGCAGGGCAGTCCGCGCAGCGCCTCGCGAACGTCGATTTCGGGGGTGATCTCATTCTCGGCCGAGATGTTTGAACAGAACGGCTATACGGGATTGCGCCGCGTGATCGACGTGTCGGGCGATGGTCCCAACAATCAGGGGCGCGGCGTTACCGAGGCGCGCGATGCAGCCCTGATGCGTGGCATCACCATCAACGGGCTGCCGCTGATGACCAACGGCCGCCGAGAGGCCGCTTTCGGTTTTGGCCGTTGGAGCACGATCGCCAATCTGGATGCCTATTACGCGGATTGTGTGATCGGGGGGCCGGGCGCTTTCGCGATCCCGGTGACCGCATGGGATCAATTTGCAAATGCCGTGCGCCAGAAGCTGGTTCTGGAACTGGCGGGCAGACAGCCACCCCAGCCAGAGAGGCTGATCCAGGCGCAGGCCCGGATGCCCATTGATTGCCTGATCGGCGAGAAGATGCGGGCCGAACGTCAGCGCGATTTGGGCCGCGATTGAGGTCCGTATCTCTGCCTTGGGCGGTGTGCCAGCCCGTCAGGTTTAAGATGTAGCAGACCGGCCGCTGGTGTCTGAATCGCTTGGCGGAACCGGGTCCTCGTACAGGTCTTTGCGGCCCAGCAGGCGGCGCATCAACACATAGAAGAGCGGCGCGAAGAGGATACCAAGAGCCGTGGCCGCCAGGGTTCCGCCCAGCACGGTGGCACCGATGGCGTTGCGGCCATTGGCACCTGCGCCCGAGGACAAGACCAGCGGCAGCACACCCAGAGAGAATGCAATCGAGGTCATGATGATCGGTCGGAAACGCTGGCGCGCGGCCTCGACCACTGCGCGGTAGAGCGGCACACCTTGTTGCGATTGCTCGCGGGCGAATTCGACGATCAGAATGGCGTTCTTGCCTGTCAGTCCAATCACCGTCAGCAAACCGACCTGAAAGAAGACGCCATTGTCGAACTGCCCCAGATAGGCCCCGATCAGCGCGCCCAGTATCCCGATAGGCATGACCAGAATGACGGCCAGCGGGATGGACCAGCTTTCATACAGCGCCGCAAGACACAGGAATACGGCGGCCAGCGACAGAGCATAGAGCAAAGTGGTCTGATCGCCCGAATCGCGTTCCTCCAGCGAAAGCCCGGTCCAGGCCACGTCAAAGCCGGCGGGCAACTGGCTGGCCAGGTTCTCTATTTCGGCCATGGCGTCGCCTGAACTGACGCCGGGCGCGGGTCCGCCCTGTATCTGCATCGCCGGCACGCCGTTATAGCGGTTCAGACCCTGCGGCCCAAAGGTCCATTCGCCCTCGGCGAAATTGGAGAAAGGCACCAGCCCGCCGCTGCTGTTCTTGACGCGCCATTTGTCCAGGTCAGAGGGAACCGCGCGGCTGTCGGCCTCGCCCTGAATGTACACCCGCTTGATGCGACCGCGATCGACGAAGTCGTTTACATAGGAACCGGTCCAGGCGACTTGCAGCAGATTGGCGACGTCGGTGGCGCTGACGCCCATCGCGCCGGCCTTGCGCCAGTCGATGTTCAGGCGGAACTGGGCCGCATCTTCCAGCCCCGACGGGCGCGCCTGCGCGATCAGCGGGCTTTGCGCGGCCATTCCCAGCAACTGGTTGCGCGCCTCGACAAGTTGTTCGTTCGACTGACCGCCCCGCGCCTGCAGGAAGAAATCAAAGCCCGAGACGTTGCCCAGTTCGATCACAGAAGGGGGCACGATTGGAAACACCATGGCGTCGCGAATGCCCATCAGCGCAGGAAAGGCGCGGCCTGCCACGGCCTGCACGGATTGATCGGGGCGAAGGCGCGCGGACCAATCCTTCATCCGCACAAAGGCCATCCCGACGTTCTGACCCTGCCCGGCAAAGCTGAAGCCGGCCACCGCGAACATGGAATCGACGTTCTCGGCCTCTTGCGTCAGGAAATACTCTTCGACCTGATCCAGCACGGCGGTGGTGCGCTCGGTCGTGGCGCCGGTCGGGCCCTGGATCAGCACGAACATGATCCCCTGATCCTCGTCGGGCAAAAAGCCTTCGGGTGTGCGCAGGAACAGCAGCACCATGACGGTGCCAAGTCCGACATAGATCAGAAGGGTGCGCAAAGGGCGGCGCACGATCCAGCCGACGAGGCCGACATAGCCATCGGTCGTGCCATCAAAGCCCCGGTTGAACAGGCGGAAAAAGCCGTTCTTCTTGCCATGCGACGGACGCAGCAGCGAGGCGCAAAGCGCCGGCGTCAGGGTCAATGCGACGACGACCGACAGGCCCATGGCCGAGACGATGGTGATCGCAAATTGCTGATAGATCACCCCGGTCGATCCGCCAAAGAAGGCCATCGGCACGAAAACCGCCGACAATACCAGCGCGATGCCGATCAGCGCGCCGGTGATCTGACCCATGGATTTGCGTGTCGCGTCGCGCGGCGACAGCCCCTCTTCTTCCATGATCCGTTCGACGTTCTCGACCACGACAATGGCATCATCGACCAACAGGCCGATGGCCAGCACCATGGCCAGCATGGTCAACGTGTTGATGCTGAAACCAAAGAGACCCATGATCCCGAACGTGCCCAGCAGCACGATGGGAACGGCAAGCGTAGGGATCAGCGTTGCCCGCCAGTTCTGCAAGAAGATGAACATGACGAGGAAGACCAGAACGATCGCCTCGATCAGGGTCTTGACCACCTCTTCGATCGAAATCTCGACAAAGGGCGAGGTGTCGAAGGGGATCACATGCTCGACCCCCTCGGGGAAGAATTCGGCGAATTCGTCCATCTGCTCCTTGACCCGCTCAGCCGTGTCCAGCGCGTTCGCGCCCGGCGCAAGGCTGAGCGCCATCCCCGATGAGGGGCGCCCGTTATAGGTCGCCTCGGCCACATAGCTTTCTGATCCGATCTCGACCCGCGCGACATCCTGCAACAGAACCATACCGCCGCTTTCCTCGGCGCGCAGGACGATCTGGCGGAATTCCTCGGGCGTCGACAGCAGGGATTGCGCGGTCACGGTGGCGTTCAACTGCTGGCCATCGACGGTAGGCAACGCACCAAACGAGCCTGCAGAGATCTGCGTATTCTGGGCGGACACGGCGGCAACCACATCCGAGGGCGCGATCTCATAGGCGGCCAGTCTGGCGGGGTCCAGCCAGATGCGCATGGCATATTGCGCGCCAAAGACCTGCACGCTGCCGATACCCTCGATCCGGCTGAGATCGTCGACCAGATTGGTGACCATGTAATCGGCCAGATCGGTCTCGTCGTAATTCTCGTCCCCGATCAGGCCGATCACCATCAGAAAACCCGATGTGGATTTCTCGACCGTCACACCCTGTCGCTGCACCGGCTGCGGCAAAAGCGAGGTCGCCTGCGCAAGCTTGTTCTGTACCTGCACCTGCGCGATATCGACATCGGTGCCGGTCTCGAATGTCAGCGTGGTCGAGGAACTGCCAGCAGAACTGGAACTGGAGGACATATAGCGCAGCCCGTCCAGCCCGGTCATCTGTTGTTCAATGACCTGGGTGACGGTGTTGGACACGGTATCGGCAGAGGCGCCGGGATAAACAGCCCGGACAGTCACCGAGGGCGGCGCGATTTGCGGATATTGCGCGACCGGCAGCGACAGGATCGACAGAATGCCGATGCCCATGATGATGATCGAGATGACCCAGGCAAAAACCGGACGATCGATGAAAAAACGGGCCATGGTTTATCTTTCGATGATCCGGGTCGGTTAAGGCGGCGGCGTATCAGTTGGTTTCGCTGCTGTCAGGCTGTGCTTCGGCTGCGGCGGCATCCTCGGCGGGGGCCTCGCCTTCGGGTGCAGCCTCTGCTGAGGGCGCTGCGTCGGCCTCGGGCGCAGCTTCGGCTGGGGCCGCTTGCAGTTCCTCGGGCGTCACCGGCATGCCTGCGCCAATCCGCTGGAAGCCCGCGACGATCAGCCGGTCGCCTTCGGCCAGCCCGTCGCGAACGACCCATTGATTGCCGCGGTCCTGCACGATGTCCAGCATCCGTTCCTCGACCACATTCTCGGCGTTGACGACATAGCCCACCGGGCGACCGCGCCGGTCGCGTGACACGCCCTCTTGCGGGGCAAGGATCACGTCGCGCAACTCTGCCTGCGGGATATTGGCCAGCACATACATGCCGGGCAGCAACAGATTGTCAGGGTTGGAGAATTCCATCCGCAGGGTGACGACGCCGGTGGTTTCGTCCACATGCGGCTCGGCCGCGGTGATAGAGCCGGTATGCTCGTAATCGGTGCCGTCGGCCAGTTGCAATGTCACGGTGCGGTCGACGCCGTCGGGCAGCGCGGCCTGCGCGCCCTGACGTTGCCAGCGGACGATCTCGGCTGCCGATTGCGTTACATCCACCCGCACCGGATCAATGCGGCGGATCACGGCCAGCGGTGCGGCCTGCCCAGCCGTGACCAACGCCCCCTGCGAGGTCTGCGCCAGCCCGATCACCCCGTCCAGAGGTGCCTCGATGGTCGTGCGGTCAAGGTCAAGCTGGGCGACGTCGCGCTGTGCCTCGGCTGACTTGACCGCCGCGTTGGCGGCATCGCGGGCGGCGATTGCACTGTCCTGGGTTTGCTCGCTGGCAACCCGCCGGTCGCGCAGCGCGGCCACTCGCTCGGCATCTCGATTGGCCGAATCCGCCTGCGCAGTCGCCTGCGCCAAAGCGGCATCGGCCTGCGCCACGGCGGCCTCATAGGTGCGCGGATCAATCCGGTAAAGCGGGTCACCTTCGGCCACAACGCTGCCTTCGTCGAACAGGCGCTCCGTGATGATGCCGTTGACCTGCGGGCGCAGTTCTGCCTCGGCCGAGGCCAGCACGCGCCCCGGTAGCGTCGCGGTCAGGGTGACATCTTCGGCATGCAGCGTCACGACGGTCACGGCTGGGGGCGGGGCCTCGCCACCCGGCTGCTGCGCCATCGATACACTGGCGCCGAAGGCGGAGGCGACAAGGCATGTCCTTGCGAATAAAGAAAGATATTTCATGATCTCTGTCGGCGCAACAAAAGGGGACGACCGTCCTGTCGCAGGATCTGCGGTGGGGGCGTGTTCAAAATCACGTTATGCGCAATCTGCGCAAGCTGCAATCGCCGCCAGATAGCAGGGCAGGAATTAGCGCGGCAAACACTGTGAAATGGATGATCTGGCTGGGGCGGTCGATGCCCCAGCTAACTTCCAAGAAAAGCACATGATATCAGGTGCCTGTTCATGCCGTCCGGGCCTGCCGACCGAAGGACACATAGTGGACATGATGTAGCAGGTCGCGGGCCACGACGCAAACGATGCGTTGTCGCTTTCGGCGTGCGCAACAAGACGCTATCGTCACGGTCATGATCTATGGCGGAGTTCAGAATGCTCAAAGAAGAAATCGATGAAGCAAAGCGTGCGGTCAATACAGATACCGTTCAGATAACCATCGGAGAAGTGAGCAACATGTATGCCTCCGAAGAGCTGAACATTCTTCCAGATTTTCAACGACTTTTTCGCTGGACCAACGAACGGAAGTCGAATCTCGTCGAATCGATACTGATCGGAATTCCTATTCCGCCAGTTTTTGTTTATGAGGACCAGTATGGCACTTGGGAACTGATTGATGGGCTCCAGCGGATATCCACTATCCTCGAATTTATGGGAGTTCTGAAAGATGTAGATTCTGGGAGCGCCCTTCGATCCACGCTTCAAAAGACAAAATACCTACCATCACTTGATGGGGCTGTCTGGGAGCGAAAAAATGATGACGAAATTCAGTTAGACAAATCTCTTCAATTATTTTTTCGTCGCGCGCGAATTGATTTTCAGATACTAAAACATCCAAGTGACCCAAAGACGAAATTCGATCTCTTTCAACGCCTCAATCGGGGTGGTGCCTACGCAAATGAGCAGGAGGTGAGGTCTTGCTCGATGGTATTGGCGAATCCAGAGTTTATGAAGAGAATTCGAGATTTTGCAAAGCGCGATGATTTTAAGAAGATATTCCAAATTAAGGGTCAGGAGCAAATAAACAAACAGAAGGATATTGATTATTTGGTCAGGCTGATAGTTCATATATACGCTGAATATGACCGTCGCTTTGATGTTCAGGAGTTTCTTGATTCAAAAATTGTTGATCTATTGGTCGAGAAAGAGGTGGATGATGTAATGGAAACAATATCGTGGACTGTGGAAGCGCTTTACAGGGCGTTGGGTGAGAACGCTCTTGTGCCCCCAAATGGGCTGGCTGATGATTTTGCAAATAGGTTTTCGTTGCGAGCACTTGAGGCTATTGCCGTTGGGGTTGGGCGAAATAAAGTAAGAATTACATCCCAGCCAAATATCGACCAATATATCAAGGATAAAGTCGATTCCTTTTGGCAGCAGCCCGGCGTGCCTGAAATGAGTGCTTCCGGACTTCGTGGCACAGTGCGATTGCAGAAAACTATTCCGTTCGGAGATCGTTGGTTCAATCCGAATGCCTAAGCTGGATAGTTTTTTCGACGAAATAGACTTGGCAAGAGTGCGCCGTGCGAGGGAGTTGTCCGAGATAAAGAGGTCATTTGTTTCATTGGTTGCAGATGATATTCATGGGGTGGCGTCGAAAGCGGTTGTGGTTCTCACCTACGCCAGTTGGGAGGGATTTTATAACGAGTGTGTTCGTGCCTACCTGCGGTTCTTGACTGAATCCGGCGGAAAGGTCAGGGACAAAGATTGGATGCTACTGGTTAGTGCTCTGAATTCTGACCTTGAAAGTATGAGAAATAGGAACCATTCAACGGCGTCACGTCATGATTTTGTTGGTAAGCTGCGTTCAAAGATTGAATGTGGTTATGATTCGGTTGAATCGAAAGCTGTCGAAGCTCGCTCCAATTTGGATTTTTCGAGGCTTTCAGAGAACTACGCCCTCCTAAGCTTTGATCTGTCTTCGATGCAGGCGGTTCGGAATCGCCTTGATAAGGAGTTGGTCGGCTGGCGCCATGCTGTAGCTCATGGAGATTCGCCTGACCTAACCGCCATGGATATACGCGCTCACGTTGACTTTGCTTCCTCTCTGCTCATAATGATCGCCGACCGGTTTCAATACGCTATGCTGGAAAGAATTTGACGGAAGAGAAATTCTTGACTTGGCTGAACTTACCTCAACGGAGTTGGCTCCCGGCAGGGTGAGCGGTTTAGGGGTGGTCGTCAGACGGGACCCTAAACCCAAAGCGAGTTTTGGCTTTGCCAAAAAATTTATTCGGATTTTCTCCTGACTGTTTTAACCGGCTCCCAGGAGGAATAAGAAATGAAAGGGTCAGTAAGATGTGAATCCGTTGACATGGCCGGTCTGACAAGGGCCGAGAAACATGGAAAGCGTGAGGATTGGATAGGAAGGCAGAGACAGGTCAGGGACCAGAAACCGCTCTATGTGGGCGGTCTCGATTTAGTGGCCCTTTATATCGAGCATACAGACGGCGCAAGACAGAATAAGGGGGCGAAGAAGCCGGTGCTTCATTTCATCGTCCGCTTCCCGCCAGAGGTCCTCACAGATGAGGGGCCCACACCATACGCCAAAAGGGACCGCGCCGGGCGTGAGAAGCTGATGGTCCGCCAAGCGGTAAAGTTCATCAATGAGAACCATGGCGGTCAGGCAGTCTTCTCTGCCCGCCTTGACAGGGACGAGGTTGGGGAAACCATCGTCGATGTGTTTGCCTGTCCGAGGTATATGAAGCCTTCAAGATCGGGACGGAGAGAACCGACCTTATGGACTTCAGCGACGAAGTTCGGGGAAGAACTCGCCCGGAAACACCAGGACCATATCAAGACGCGAATGACCGGTGCCGAAACCGTCAAGCCGATTACATCGCCCAGAGCTGTGGGTATGGCACTTCAACAAGAGTTCGCGGAGTTTTTTGAACGCGAGAACGGGATGAAGCTTGCTCCTCGGAATCTGAAGGACAGCCGGGCAAAGGACCGGCTTGAGGTCGAAGAATGGAGGCTAAAACAGATACAGGCAGAGGCCCGCATGGTTGAAGAAAAGCGAGATAAGAAACTTGCCGAAGCTTGGAGTGAGGTCGAAAGGGCAAGAAAAGAGGTGCGGGCGTTGAGACGGCAACTGCTAAACCTGATTGACCAGGCTCGAACGCTTCTGAACCGTCCTGACCTGTCCAAACCTGCCCGCATGGCAGGGA is drawn from Paracoccus tegillarcae and contains these coding sequences:
- a CDS encoding DUF1194 domain-containing protein, which gives rise to MGVGAELVIAVDISRSIDPDEQLIQRQGYAAAFRSKDVQDAIMHGGWGRVAITYVEWAGEPIQNIIIPWTLIDSADAAHGFADRIEQGSPRSASRTSISGVISFSAEMFEQNGYTGLRRVIDVSGDGPNNQGRGVTEARDAALMRGITINGLPLMTNGRREAAFGFGRWSTIANLDAYYADCVIGGPGAFAIPVTAWDQFANAVRQKLVLELAGRQPPQPERLIQAQARMPIDCLIGEKMRAERQRDLGRD
- a CDS encoding efflux RND transporter permease subunit; protein product: MARFFIDRPVFAWVISIIIMGIGILSILSLPVAQYPQIAPPSVTVRAVYPGASADTVSNTVTQVIEQQMTGLDGLRYMSSSSSSAGSSSTTLTFETGTDVDIAQVQVQNKLAQATSLLPQPVQRQGVTVEKSTSGFLMVIGLIGDENYDETDLADYMVTNLVDDLSRIEGIGSVQVFGAQYAMRIWLDPARLAAYEIAPSDVVAAVSAQNTQISAGSFGALPTVDGQQLNATVTAQSLLSTPEEFRQIVLRAEESGGMVLLQDVARVEIGSESYVAEATYNGRPSSGMALSLAPGANALDTAERVKEQMDEFAEFFPEGVEHVIPFDTSPFVEISIEEVVKTLIEAIVLVFLVMFIFLQNWRATLIPTLAVPIVLLGTFGIMGLFGFSINTLTMLAMVLAIGLLVDDAIVVVENVERIMEEEGLSPRDATRKSMGQITGALIGIALVLSAVFVPMAFFGGSTGVIYQQFAITIVSAMGLSVVVALTLTPALCASLLRPSHGKKNGFFRLFNRGFDGTTDGYVGLVGWIVRRPLRTLLIYVGLGTVMVLLFLRTPEGFLPDEDQGIMFVLIQGPTGATTERTTAVLDQVEEYFLTQEAENVDSMFAVAGFSFAGQGQNVGMAFVRMKDWSARLRPDQSVQAVAGRAFPALMGIRDAMVFPIVPPSVIELGNVSGFDFFLQARGGQSNEQLVEARNQLLGMAAQSPLIAQARPSGLEDAAQFRLNIDWRKAGAMGVSATDVANLLQVAWTGSYVNDFVDRGRIKRVYIQGEADSRAVPSDLDKWRVKNSSGGLVPFSNFAEGEWTFGPQGLNRYNGVPAMQIQGGPAPGVSSGDAMAEIENLASQLPAGFDVAWTGLSLEERDSGDQTTLLYALSLAAVFLCLAALYESWSIPLAVILVMPIGILGALIGAYLGQFDNGVFFQVGLLTVIGLTGKNAILIVEFAREQSQQGVPLYRAVVEAARQRFRPIIMTSIAFSLGVLPLVLSSGAGANGRNAIGATVLGGTLAATALGILFAPLFYVLMRRLLGRKDLYEDPVPPSDSDTSGRSATS
- a CDS encoding efflux RND transporter periplasmic adaptor subunit encodes the protein MAQQPGGEAPPPAVTVVTLHAEDVTLTATLPGRVLASAEAELRPQVNGIITERLFDEGSVVAEGDPLYRIDPRTYEAAVAQADAALAQATAQADSANRDAERVAALRDRRVASEQTQDSAIAARDAANAAVKSAEAQRDVAQLDLDRTTIEAPLDGVIGLAQTSQGALVTAGQAAPLAVIRRIDPVRVDVTQSAAEIVRWQRQGAQAALPDGVDRTVTLQLADGTDYEHTGSITAAEPHVDETTGVVTLRMEFSNPDNLLLPGMYVLANIPQAELRDVILAPQEGVSRDRRGRPVGYVVNAENVVEERMLDIVQDRGNQWVVRDGLAEGDRLIVAGFQRIGAGMPVTPEELQAAPAEAAPEADAAPSAEAAPEGEAPAEDAAAAEAQPDSSETN
- a CDS encoding DUF262 domain-containing protein; amino-acid sequence: MLKEEIDEAKRAVNTDTVQITIGEVSNMYASEELNILPDFQRLFRWTNERKSNLVESILIGIPIPPVFVYEDQYGTWELIDGLQRISTILEFMGVLKDVDSGSALRSTLQKTKYLPSLDGAVWERKNDDEIQLDKSLQLFFRRARIDFQILKHPSDPKTKFDLFQRLNRGGAYANEQEVRSCSMVLANPEFMKRIRDFAKRDDFKKIFQIKGQEQINKQKDIDYLVRLIVHIYAEYDRRFDVQEFLDSKIVDLLVEKEVDDVMETISWTVEALYRALGENALVPPNGLADDFANRFSLRALEAIAVGVGRNKVRITSQPNIDQYIKDKVDSFWQQPGVPEMSASGLRGTVRLQKTIPFGDRWFNPNA
- a CDS encoding MAE_28990/MAE_18760 family HEPN-like nuclease; the protein is MPKLDSFFDEIDLARVRRARELSEIKRSFVSLVADDIHGVASKAVVVLTYASWEGFYNECVRAYLRFLTESGGKVRDKDWMLLVSALNSDLESMRNRNHSTASRHDFVGKLRSKIECGYDSVESKAVEARSNLDFSRLSENYALLSFDLSSMQAVRNRLDKELVGWRHAVAHGDSPDLTAMDIRAHVDFASSLLIMIADRFQYAMLERI